One Channa argus isolate prfri chromosome 15, Channa argus male v1.0, whole genome shotgun sequence DNA segment encodes these proteins:
- the LOC137099354 gene encoding MBT domain-containing protein 1-like isoform X3 codes for MGRQAWRHVRCVVWWESEMLSTVKQNVSAVCPAQEATPPTPRRPASLPDCRGTQDCLCLSGLSLCVLKGKPPTKKAKVLQKQPLMTKLAAYTQHQANQQSGVKKNISAEVFDWGRYLGDGDVTGAPVSCFKHVPMGKSWGDIIEGIRVEVTNTDSGLPMKVYWIAGIIKLAGFKALLRYEGFDSDSTRDFWLNLCVPDIHPVGWCAAEGKPLVPPQTILHRFTNWKTFLIKRLTGSKTLPPNFSSKVQESMQFPFKKQMRVEVVDKTHLCRTRVALVEQVIGGRLRLVYEECDDGTDDFWCHMYSPLIHSIGWSRSIGHRFKRSDLSKKLESVMDAPGQLFAKVKEVDQNGPWFEDGMKLEAIDPLNLSAICVATVRKVLADGYLMIGIDGSEAADGSDWFCYHCTSPSIFPVGFCEINNIELTPPRGYTNLPFRWFEYMRESKSVAAPVNLFNKDVPNHGFRPGMKLEAVDLMEPRLVCVATVTRIVHRLLRIHFDGWEDEYDQWVDCESPDLYPVGWCQLTGYQLQPPAVNAGSRDLQSAVSKQRKKSQQYKGQKKKRKLPIAKLPISLSGVVVTGVPRSLSGDENETPPDYPSPPTPALAAEPSTVKTDTRPNTEEVGGSLIKENTKGTESSAERNETEINGSSGEFFTNQSH; via the exons ATGGGAAGGCAGGCATGG CGACATGTGAGATGTGTGGTATGGTGGGAGTCAGAGATGCTttctacagtaaaacaaaacgTTTCTGCAGTGTGTCCTGCTCAAGAAGCTACTCCTCCAACTCCAAGAAGGCCAGCATCCTTGCCAGACTGCAG GGGGACCCAggactgtctctgtctctcaggcctgtctctgtgtgttttaaagggGAAACCTCCCACTAAGAAAGCCAAGGTTCTGCAGAAACAGCCTCTGATGACTAAACTAGCTGCTTACACCCAGCATCAAGCCAACCAGCAgagtggtgtaaaaaaaaaca TTTCTGCAGAGGTGTTTGACTGGGGTCGTTACCTGGGAGATGGAGATGTCACAGGCGCACCAGTTAGCTGCTTCAAACAT GTCCCAATGGGGAAGTCATGGGGCGACATCATTGAAGGCATTCGAGTTGAAGTCACAAACACTGACAGTGGACTTCCCATGAAGGTTTACTGGATTGCTGGAATTATCAAACTGGCTg gttttAAGGCGTTGCTGCGGTACGAAGGTTTTGACAGCGACTCCACGAGAGATTTCTGGTTGAATCTGTGTGTGCCAGACATCCACCCGGTTGGCTGGTGTGCTGCTGAAGGAAAACCTCTGGTCCCACCTCAGA caatTCTGCACAGGTTCACCAACTGGAAGACATTTCTGATTAAAAGACTGACAGGATCAAAAACACTGCCACCAAACTTCTCCTCCAag GTGCAGGAGAGCATGCAGTTCCCTTTTAAAAAGCAGATGAGGGTGGAGGTGGTGGACAAGACTCACCTGTGTAGGACTCGGGTTGCTCTAGTCGAACAG GTGATAGGAGGTCGTCTCCGGCTGGTCTATGAGGAGTGTGATGACGGGACGGACGACTTCTGGTGTCACATGTACAGCCCTCTAATCCACAGCATTGGGTGGTCTCGATCCATCGGACACCGCTTCAAACGATCTG ATCTGTCAAAGAAGCTGGAAAGTGTGATGGATGCTCCTGGACAGCTGTTTGCCAAG GTGAAGGAGGTGGATCAGAATGGTCCATGGTTTGAAGATGGGATGAAGCTTGAGGCCATCGACCCCCTGAACCTGTCAGCCATCTGTGTGGCCACGGTCAGGAAG GTCCTGGCTGATGGGTATCTGATGATTGGTATTGATGGTTCAGAGGCGGCTGATGGTTCAGACTGGTTCTGTTATCACTGTAcatctccttccatcttccctgTTGGCTTCTGTGAGATCAACAACATCGAGCTGACCCCCCCCAGAG GTTATACTAATCTTCCCTTTAGATGGTTTGAGTATATGAGGGAAAGCAAGTCGGTGGCTGCTCCAGTCAACCTCTTCAACaag GATGTGCCTAACCATGGTTTCCGTCCTGGTATGAAGCTGGAGGCTGTGGACCTCATGGAGCCTCGATTGGTCTGTGTTGCCACAGTCACTCGCATTGTCCATCGGTTGCTACGTATACACTTTGATGGCTGGGAGGACGAGTATGATCAGTGGGTGGACTGTGAATCACCTGACCTGTACCCAGTGGGCTGGTGTCAGCTGACTGGATACCAGCTGCAGCCCCCTGCTGTTAATGCAG GTTCCAGAGATCTACAATCAGCAGTAtccaaacagagaaagaaatctCAACAGTATAAGGGACAAAAGAAAA aGAGGAAGCTTCCCATTGCCAAGTTGCCCATCAGTCTCTCTGGTGTCGTTGTGACGGGTGTCCCCAGGAGCTTGTCAGGAGATGAGAATGAGACTCCACCTGATTACCCATCACCACCGACTCCTGCTTTAGCGGCCGAGCCCTCCACTGTCAAAACAGATACCAGACCTAATACTGAGGAGGTAGGAG GTTCACTGATTAAAGAGAACACTAAAGGAACAGAGTCCTCTGCTGAAAGGAATGAAACTGAGATCAATGGATCCTCTGGAGAATTTTTCACCAACCAGAGCCACTAG
- the LOC137099354 gene encoding MBT domain-containing protein 1-like isoform X2, which translates to MENSRDLVERSSRKRRDSFGILDSLEEDRSSCSTESSGGSGPSSPEDSEDEELGGGEGGGGVGVAQLTPSSSSSLTLIKTNGQLYTYPDGKAGMATCEMCGMVGVRDAFYSKTKRFCSVSCSRSYSSNSKKASILARLQGKPPTKKAKVLQKQPLMTKLAAYTQHQANQQSGVKKNISAEVFDWGRYLGDGDVTGAPVSCFKHVPMGKSWGDIIEGIRVEVTNTDSGLPMKVYWIAGIIKLAGFKALLRYEGFDSDSTRDFWLNLCVPDIHPVGWCAAEGKPLVPPQTILHRFTNWKTFLIKRLTGSKTLPPNFSSKVQESMQFPFKKQMRVEVVDKTHLCRTRVALVEQVIGGRLRLVYEECDDGTDDFWCHMYSPLIHSIGWSRSIGHRFKRSDLSKKLESVMDAPGQLFAKVKEVDQNGPWFEDGMKLEAIDPLNLSAICVATVRKVLADGYLMIGIDGSEAADGSDWFCYHCTSPSIFPVGFCEINNIELTPPRGYTNLPFRWFEYMRESKSVAAPVNLFNKDVPNHGFRPGMKLEAVDLMEPRLVCVATVTRIVHRLLRIHFDGWEDEYDQWVDCESPDLYPVGWCQLTGYQLQPPAVNAGSRDLQSAVSKQRKKSQQYKGQKKKRKLPIAKLPISLSGVVVTGVPRSLSGDENETPPDYPSPPTPALAAEPSTVKTDTRPNTEEVH; encoded by the exons ATGGAAAACTCCAGAGACTTG GTGGAGCGTTCTTCCAGGAAGCGCAGAGACTCCTTTGGGATTCTTGATAGTTTGGAAGAGGACCggagcagctgcagcacagagtCCAGCGGGGGGAGCGGACCCTCGAGCCCAGAGGACAGTGAGGATGAAGAGTTggggggaggagaaggaggaggaggagtagggGTGGCTCAGCTGAccccctcctcatcctcttccctGACACTCATTAAGACCAACGGGCAGCTGTACACGTACCCTGATGGGAAGGCAGGCATGG CGACATGTGAGATGTGTGGTATGGTGGGAGTCAGAGATGCTttctacagtaaaacaaaacgTTTCTGCAGTGTGTCCTGCTCAAGAAGCTACTCCTCCAACTCCAAGAAGGCCAGCATCCTTGCCAGACTGCAG ggGAAACCTCCCACTAAGAAAGCCAAGGTTCTGCAGAAACAGCCTCTGATGACTAAACTAGCTGCTTACACCCAGCATCAAGCCAACCAGCAgagtggtgtaaaaaaaaaca TTTCTGCAGAGGTGTTTGACTGGGGTCGTTACCTGGGAGATGGAGATGTCACAGGCGCACCAGTTAGCTGCTTCAAACAT GTCCCAATGGGGAAGTCATGGGGCGACATCATTGAAGGCATTCGAGTTGAAGTCACAAACACTGACAGTGGACTTCCCATGAAGGTTTACTGGATTGCTGGAATTATCAAACTGGCTg gttttAAGGCGTTGCTGCGGTACGAAGGTTTTGACAGCGACTCCACGAGAGATTTCTGGTTGAATCTGTGTGTGCCAGACATCCACCCGGTTGGCTGGTGTGCTGCTGAAGGAAAACCTCTGGTCCCACCTCAGA caatTCTGCACAGGTTCACCAACTGGAAGACATTTCTGATTAAAAGACTGACAGGATCAAAAACACTGCCACCAAACTTCTCCTCCAag GTGCAGGAGAGCATGCAGTTCCCTTTTAAAAAGCAGATGAGGGTGGAGGTGGTGGACAAGACTCACCTGTGTAGGACTCGGGTTGCTCTAGTCGAACAG GTGATAGGAGGTCGTCTCCGGCTGGTCTATGAGGAGTGTGATGACGGGACGGACGACTTCTGGTGTCACATGTACAGCCCTCTAATCCACAGCATTGGGTGGTCTCGATCCATCGGACACCGCTTCAAACGATCTG ATCTGTCAAAGAAGCTGGAAAGTGTGATGGATGCTCCTGGACAGCTGTTTGCCAAG GTGAAGGAGGTGGATCAGAATGGTCCATGGTTTGAAGATGGGATGAAGCTTGAGGCCATCGACCCCCTGAACCTGTCAGCCATCTGTGTGGCCACGGTCAGGAAG GTCCTGGCTGATGGGTATCTGATGATTGGTATTGATGGTTCAGAGGCGGCTGATGGTTCAGACTGGTTCTGTTATCACTGTAcatctccttccatcttccctgTTGGCTTCTGTGAGATCAACAACATCGAGCTGACCCCCCCCAGAG GTTATACTAATCTTCCCTTTAGATGGTTTGAGTATATGAGGGAAAGCAAGTCGGTGGCTGCTCCAGTCAACCTCTTCAACaag GATGTGCCTAACCATGGTTTCCGTCCTGGTATGAAGCTGGAGGCTGTGGACCTCATGGAGCCTCGATTGGTCTGTGTTGCCACAGTCACTCGCATTGTCCATCGGTTGCTACGTATACACTTTGATGGCTGGGAGGACGAGTATGATCAGTGGGTGGACTGTGAATCACCTGACCTGTACCCAGTGGGCTGGTGTCAGCTGACTGGATACCAGCTGCAGCCCCCTGCTGTTAATGCAG GTTCCAGAGATCTACAATCAGCAGTAtccaaacagagaaagaaatctCAACAGTATAAGGGACAAAAGAAAA aGAGGAAGCTTCCCATTGCCAAGTTGCCCATCAGTCTCTCTGGTGTCGTTGTGACGGGTGTCCCCAGGAGCTTGTCAGGAGATGAGAATGAGACTCCACCTGATTACCCATCACCACCGACTCCTGCTTTAGCGGCCGAGCCCTCCACTGTCAAAACAGATACCAGACCTAATACTGAGGAG GTTCACTGA
- the LOC137099354 gene encoding MBT domain-containing protein 1-like isoform X1 encodes MENSRDLVERSSRKRRDSFGILDSLEEDRSSCSTESSGGSGPSSPEDSEDEELGGGEGGGGVGVAQLTPSSSSSLTLIKTNGQLYTYPDGKAGMATCEMCGMVGVRDAFYSKTKRFCSVSCSRSYSSNSKKASILARLQGKPPTKKAKVLQKQPLMTKLAAYTQHQANQQSGVKKNISAEVFDWGRYLGDGDVTGAPVSCFKHVPMGKSWGDIIEGIRVEVTNTDSGLPMKVYWIAGIIKLAGFKALLRYEGFDSDSTRDFWLNLCVPDIHPVGWCAAEGKPLVPPQTILHRFTNWKTFLIKRLTGSKTLPPNFSSKVQESMQFPFKKQMRVEVVDKTHLCRTRVALVEQVIGGRLRLVYEECDDGTDDFWCHMYSPLIHSIGWSRSIGHRFKRSDLSKKLESVMDAPGQLFAKVKEVDQNGPWFEDGMKLEAIDPLNLSAICVATVRKVLADGYLMIGIDGSEAADGSDWFCYHCTSPSIFPVGFCEINNIELTPPRGYTNLPFRWFEYMRESKSVAAPVNLFNKDVPNHGFRPGMKLEAVDLMEPRLVCVATVTRIVHRLLRIHFDGWEDEYDQWVDCESPDLYPVGWCQLTGYQLQPPAVNAGSRDLQSAVSKQRKKSQQYKGQKKKRKLPIAKLPISLSGVVVTGVPRSLSGDENETPPDYPSPPTPALAAEPSTVKTDTRPNTEEVGGSLIKENTKGTESSAERNETEINGSSGEFFTNQSH; translated from the exons ATGGAAAACTCCAGAGACTTG GTGGAGCGTTCTTCCAGGAAGCGCAGAGACTCCTTTGGGATTCTTGATAGTTTGGAAGAGGACCggagcagctgcagcacagagtCCAGCGGGGGGAGCGGACCCTCGAGCCCAGAGGACAGTGAGGATGAAGAGTTggggggaggagaaggaggaggaggagtagggGTGGCTCAGCTGAccccctcctcatcctcttccctGACACTCATTAAGACCAACGGGCAGCTGTACACGTACCCTGATGGGAAGGCAGGCATGG CGACATGTGAGATGTGTGGTATGGTGGGAGTCAGAGATGCTttctacagtaaaacaaaacgTTTCTGCAGTGTGTCCTGCTCAAGAAGCTACTCCTCCAACTCCAAGAAGGCCAGCATCCTTGCCAGACTGCAG ggGAAACCTCCCACTAAGAAAGCCAAGGTTCTGCAGAAACAGCCTCTGATGACTAAACTAGCTGCTTACACCCAGCATCAAGCCAACCAGCAgagtggtgtaaaaaaaaaca TTTCTGCAGAGGTGTTTGACTGGGGTCGTTACCTGGGAGATGGAGATGTCACAGGCGCACCAGTTAGCTGCTTCAAACAT GTCCCAATGGGGAAGTCATGGGGCGACATCATTGAAGGCATTCGAGTTGAAGTCACAAACACTGACAGTGGACTTCCCATGAAGGTTTACTGGATTGCTGGAATTATCAAACTGGCTg gttttAAGGCGTTGCTGCGGTACGAAGGTTTTGACAGCGACTCCACGAGAGATTTCTGGTTGAATCTGTGTGTGCCAGACATCCACCCGGTTGGCTGGTGTGCTGCTGAAGGAAAACCTCTGGTCCCACCTCAGA caatTCTGCACAGGTTCACCAACTGGAAGACATTTCTGATTAAAAGACTGACAGGATCAAAAACACTGCCACCAAACTTCTCCTCCAag GTGCAGGAGAGCATGCAGTTCCCTTTTAAAAAGCAGATGAGGGTGGAGGTGGTGGACAAGACTCACCTGTGTAGGACTCGGGTTGCTCTAGTCGAACAG GTGATAGGAGGTCGTCTCCGGCTGGTCTATGAGGAGTGTGATGACGGGACGGACGACTTCTGGTGTCACATGTACAGCCCTCTAATCCACAGCATTGGGTGGTCTCGATCCATCGGACACCGCTTCAAACGATCTG ATCTGTCAAAGAAGCTGGAAAGTGTGATGGATGCTCCTGGACAGCTGTTTGCCAAG GTGAAGGAGGTGGATCAGAATGGTCCATGGTTTGAAGATGGGATGAAGCTTGAGGCCATCGACCCCCTGAACCTGTCAGCCATCTGTGTGGCCACGGTCAGGAAG GTCCTGGCTGATGGGTATCTGATGATTGGTATTGATGGTTCAGAGGCGGCTGATGGTTCAGACTGGTTCTGTTATCACTGTAcatctccttccatcttccctgTTGGCTTCTGTGAGATCAACAACATCGAGCTGACCCCCCCCAGAG GTTATACTAATCTTCCCTTTAGATGGTTTGAGTATATGAGGGAAAGCAAGTCGGTGGCTGCTCCAGTCAACCTCTTCAACaag GATGTGCCTAACCATGGTTTCCGTCCTGGTATGAAGCTGGAGGCTGTGGACCTCATGGAGCCTCGATTGGTCTGTGTTGCCACAGTCACTCGCATTGTCCATCGGTTGCTACGTATACACTTTGATGGCTGGGAGGACGAGTATGATCAGTGGGTGGACTGTGAATCACCTGACCTGTACCCAGTGGGCTGGTGTCAGCTGACTGGATACCAGCTGCAGCCCCCTGCTGTTAATGCAG GTTCCAGAGATCTACAATCAGCAGTAtccaaacagagaaagaaatctCAACAGTATAAGGGACAAAAGAAAA aGAGGAAGCTTCCCATTGCCAAGTTGCCCATCAGTCTCTCTGGTGTCGTTGTGACGGGTGTCCCCAGGAGCTTGTCAGGAGATGAGAATGAGACTCCACCTGATTACCCATCACCACCGACTCCTGCTTTAGCGGCCGAGCCCTCCACTGTCAAAACAGATACCAGACCTAATACTGAGGAGGTAGGAG GTTCACTGATTAAAGAGAACACTAAAGGAACAGAGTCCTCTGCTGAAAGGAATGAAACTGAGATCAATGGATCCTCTGGAGAATTTTTCACCAACCAGAGCCACTAG
- the LOC137099376 gene encoding nucleoside diphosphate kinase B-like: protein MERTFIAVKPDGIQRGLCGEIIKRFEQRGFKMIAAKFVQASEDHMKKHYLDLKDTPFYAGLCKYMSSGPVLAMVWEGENIVKLVRMMLGETNPADSKPGSIRGDLCINISRNIIHGSDTLENAKTEVELWFKPEEFVSYTSCAKPWLYE from the exons atgGAGCGTACCTTCATTGCTGTGAAGCCCGACGGCATCCAGAGAGGTCTTTGCGGTGAGATCATCAAGCGCTTTGAACAGAGAGGATTTAAGATGATTGCAGCAAAATTTGTACAG GCCTCTGAGGACCACATGAAGAAGCACTACCTGGACCTGAAGGACACACCTTTCTACGCTGGACTCTGCAAATACATGTCCTCTGGACCCGTCCTCGCCATg GTGTGGGAGGGTGAGAACATTGTGAAGCTGGTCAGGATGATGCTGGGTGAGACCAACCCCGCCGACTCCAAGCCTGGCAGCATCCGTGGAGACCTGTGCATCAACATCAGCAG GAACATCATCCACGGCAGCGACACCCTGGAGAATGCCAAGACCGAGGTCGAACTGTGGTTCAAGCCTGAGGAGTTCGTCTCCTACACCTCCTGCGCCAAGCCCTGGCTGTATGAGTAA